Within the Emticicia oligotrophica DSM 17448 genome, the region AATATGGATACTTATTTTATAGTGTCTAATGGAACGTCTTTTAAACAAATTAAGAGGTATTTAATGCGTTTAACCCAAAAAAACACCCAAACTGAATTTATACGGTTTAGGTAAATCTAAATTATTTCCTTGTTCTTATAACCATTGAATTTATTCAATGAATCAAAAATATTAGGCTTTTAAATTTCTAAATTTAAACATAGAACTCACATGTGTTTGGCAATTCCGGGTAAAATAAAATCAATCGAATATCAATACGATGGTTTGGTCAGAATGGCAAAAGTAGTTTTCGGAGGTATTACCAAAGAGGCTTCACTCGAAATGGTTCCTGATGCCCAAGTAGGCGATTACGTGCTTGTACATGTAGGTGTGGCCATAAGTAAAGTGGATGAAGAAGAAGCACAAAAAACCTTTAAATATTTAGAGGAAATAGGTGAGATTGATGAGCTTGTAGAACATGCACAAATTGATAAAAACTCTATTGATGAAGGTATTAGTAAGTTTTTATAATGCATTTTAAATCATTTTGAACTTATTCCCAATTGGGCTTATGAAATTTTTATCCGAATTCCGAGACCCCGAGGTAGTAGAGCAATACATTGCCGAATTACACAAG harbors:
- a CDS encoding HypC/HybG/HupF family hydrogenase formation chaperone, with translation MCLAIPGKIKSIEYQYDGLVRMAKVVFGGITKEASLEMVPDAQVGDYVLVHVGVAISKVDEEEAQKTFKYLEEIGEIDELVEHAQIDKNSIDEGISKFL